Proteins co-encoded in one Polluticoccus soli genomic window:
- a CDS encoding glycosyltransferase family 9 protein, which translates to MKVLVIRFSSIGDIVLTTPIVRCIKQQKPGAEVHFLTKESFRSIVAYNPYIDKAHYMNEDLPAVIEDLKKEKFDVVIDLHRNIRSARVKKALKTKSYTFDKLNIRKWLLVNFKMDTMPDKSIVDRYFECIRPLGIKNDGQGLDYFVPKNAVLKNSDLPMSHWAGYVACVIGGSYNTKKLPVEKWREFISKVPYPVILLGGPEDREEGQQIAEGNNIKVYNSCGKFNLNESAYIVEKAKVIVSNDTGLMHVAAAFNKPVISLWGNTSPEMGMFPYYGYNNLNTTVSPNSIILENKGLSCHPCSKLGYNKCPKGHFKCMKELNMNDLTEFVKKLWNTSQR; encoded by the coding sequence ATGAAGGTCCTTGTTATCCGTTTTTCTTCCATTGGTGATATTGTATTGACTACTCCCATAGTACGTTGCATTAAGCAACAGAAACCGGGAGCAGAGGTGCATTTTCTTACCAAAGAATCTTTCAGGTCTATAGTAGCGTACAATCCGTATATCGATAAGGCGCACTATATGAACGAGGACCTGCCAGCTGTTATTGAAGATCTGAAAAAGGAAAAATTTGATGTGGTGATCGACCTGCACCGTAATATCAGGAGTGCGCGCGTGAAGAAAGCGTTGAAAACCAAGTCATATACTTTCGATAAGCTCAATATCCGTAAATGGCTGCTGGTTAACTTTAAAATGGATACTATGCCCGACAAGAGCATAGTAGACCGTTATTTTGAGTGCATCAGGCCACTGGGCATTAAAAACGACGGGCAGGGCCTGGATTATTTCGTTCCAAAGAATGCTGTCCTGAAAAACTCTGACCTCCCGATGAGCCATTGGGCCGGCTATGTTGCCTGTGTTATCGGTGGGTCATATAACACCAAGAAACTGCCGGTTGAGAAATGGAGGGAGTTTATCTCAAAGGTTCCTTACCCGGTAATACTGCTGGGTGGTCCCGAAGACAGGGAGGAAGGTCAGCAAATAGCGGAGGGTAACAATATAAAGGTGTATAACTCCTGTGGGAAGTTCAACCTGAATGAATCTGCCTATATAGTAGAAAAAGCTAAGGTGATAGTAAGTAACGACACCGGCCTGATGCATGTGGCCGCGGCATTCAACAAGCCTGTTATTTCCTTGTGGGGTAATACCTCGCCGGAGATGGGCATGTTTCCCTATTATGGATATAATAATTTAAATACAACCGTTTCTCCCAATTCCATTATATTGGAAAACAAAGGGTTAAGTTGTCATCCGTGCAGCAAGTTGGGCTATAATAAATGCCCCAAAGGACATTTTAAGTGTATGAAAGAATTGAATATGAACGATTTAACAGAATTTGTGAAGAAATTATGGAATACATCCCAACGTTAA
- a CDS encoding methyltransferase RsmF C-terminal domain-like protein encodes MAALPEQLLRELETVKGFDRENFEAAHRQPAAVSVRLHPVKGAGVFADNTPVPWCETGRYLDARPVFTLDPLYHAGAYYVQEASSMFLDHMIRQLLPERSGLRALDLCGAPGGKSTLVASLLEPDSLLVCNEVIRTRASILEENISRWGYMNTWVTSNDPKDFGKLTGYFDLIVTDAPCSGSGLFRKDAAALNEWSESNVLLCSQRQQRILADVWPALKEDGILIYATCSYSQQEDEEILDWLATEFEVESLPVPVNEEWGIVQVTTAKGMFGYRFFPHRVKGEGFFIAALRKKEAEKTIAYTKYKSTHDKKAHLQAAHVLNFADWLCVPTGEEYSAIRSEHEADMHLLSKYVYLRRTGLPIGSPTAKEWLPAHDIALSIDRSSSIATLEVSKEQALKFLKKEDAELPQVDKGWYLVTYKGLGLGWVKALGNRFNNYLPKHWRIRMDINDTD; translated from the coding sequence TTGGCCGCATTACCGGAACAACTGCTTCGCGAACTGGAAACCGTAAAAGGTTTTGACAGGGAAAATTTTGAAGCAGCGCACCGGCAGCCTGCGGCCGTGTCTGTACGCCTGCATCCTGTAAAAGGGGCAGGCGTATTTGCTGATAATACACCAGTGCCGTGGTGCGAAACAGGTCGTTACCTGGACGCTCGTCCGGTGTTCACGCTCGATCCATTGTATCATGCAGGTGCATACTATGTGCAGGAAGCATCGTCCATGTTCCTCGATCATATGATCAGGCAACTGTTGCCGGAACGTAGCGGCCTGCGCGCGTTGGATCTGTGTGGAGCGCCCGGCGGCAAGAGCACGCTGGTGGCTTCGCTGCTGGAGCCAGACAGCCTGCTTGTCTGCAACGAGGTTATCCGCACGCGTGCATCTATACTGGAAGAGAACATATCCCGCTGGGGGTATATGAATACCTGGGTGACCAGCAACGATCCCAAAGACTTTGGTAAGCTGACTGGTTATTTCGACCTGATAGTAACCGATGCACCATGTAGCGGTTCTGGCTTGTTCAGGAAAGATGCTGCTGCACTGAATGAGTGGAGTGAGTCTAACGTACTTCTCTGCAGTCAACGCCAGCAACGCATACTGGCCGATGTTTGGCCTGCCCTGAAGGAAGACGGTATTCTTATCTATGCCACCTGCTCCTATTCGCAGCAGGAAGATGAAGAGATACTCGACTGGCTGGCCACCGAATTTGAAGTGGAAAGTTTGCCCGTGCCGGTAAACGAAGAGTGGGGGATAGTGCAAGTGACAACTGCTAAAGGCATGTTCGGCTATAGGTTCTTCCCGCACCGCGTAAAAGGCGAAGGGTTCTTTATTGCAGCATTGCGCAAAAAGGAGGCTGAAAAGACGATCGCCTACACGAAATACAAATCAACACACGATAAAAAGGCGCATCTGCAAGCGGCGCATGTACTCAACTTCGCAGACTGGTTATGTGTTCCAACCGGAGAAGAGTATAGTGCTATTCGTTCGGAGCACGAAGCTGATATGCACCTGCTAAGTAAGTATGTATATCTGCGCAGAACGGGCTTGCCTATAGGCTCACCAACCGCGAAAGAATGGCTGCCTGCTCACGATATTGCCTTGAGCATCGATCGCAGCAGTTCCATCGCCACGCTGGAGGTCTCGAAAGAACAGGCATTAAAATTTCTTAAAAAAGAAGACGCTGAGCTACCGCAGGTGGATAAAGGATGGTATCTTGTTACATATAAAGGACTGGGCTTAGGATGGGTCAAGGCATTAGGTAACAGGTTTAACAATTATTTACCGAAACACTGGCGCATCAGAATGGATATTAACGATACGGACTAG
- the purB gene encoding adenylosuccinate lyase produces MELSALTAISPVDGRYRSQLAALAPYFSEFGLIRYRVRVEVEYFLFLAEKKIFKLPAAAKPAKLRTIYQDFTEADAQQIKTIERTTNHDVKAVEYFLKEKLKALGAGDAVEWVHFGLTSQDVNNTSVPLSWKEALEEQFLPMLQNVVLSLRKMSKSWEGIPMLARTHGQPASPTTLGKEWMVFVERLEGQIQQLSHVPFAAKFGGATGNFNAHYVTFPDRDWVRFGNDFVNNKLGLERMQYTTQIEHYDNLAAQFDALKRINTILIDLSRDIWSYISMDYFKQKVKEGEVGSSAMPHKVNPIDFENAEGNFGIANAIYEHLAAKLPISRLQRDLTDSTVLRNVGVPMAHSFLALRSLEKGLNKLLLNKDKMKQDLDANWAVVAEAIQTVLRRENYPQPYEALKALTRGKSGINKEDIHNFINTLKVSAKVKKELKSITPHNYVGVPFKL; encoded by the coding sequence ATGGAATTATCAGCGCTTACAGCCATCAGCCCTGTCGACGGGCGTTACCGCTCGCAACTTGCGGCACTGGCTCCTTATTTCTCAGAGTTCGGATTGATACGCTACCGCGTAAGGGTAGAAGTAGAATACTTCCTGTTCCTTGCCGAAAAGAAGATATTCAAGCTGCCTGCGGCTGCAAAGCCTGCCAAGCTGCGTACCATCTACCAGGACTTCACTGAAGCTGATGCGCAACAGATAAAAACCATAGAACGCACCACCAACCACGACGTGAAAGCGGTGGAATACTTCCTGAAAGAGAAACTGAAAGCCCTGGGCGCCGGCGATGCCGTTGAATGGGTGCACTTTGGCCTGACCTCGCAGGACGTGAACAACACTTCGGTTCCTTTGTCTTGGAAAGAGGCGCTGGAAGAGCAGTTCCTGCCTATGTTGCAGAACGTAGTACTGTCGCTGCGCAAAATGTCTAAAAGCTGGGAAGGCATACCGATGCTGGCCCGCACGCACGGTCAGCCTGCTTCGCCTACCACACTGGGTAAAGAGTGGATGGTGTTTGTAGAGCGCCTGGAAGGACAGATACAACAACTGTCTCATGTGCCATTCGCGGCTAAGTTCGGCGGTGCAACCGGTAACTTCAATGCACACTATGTTACCTTCCCTGATAGGGATTGGGTAAGATTCGGTAACGACTTCGTGAATAATAAACTGGGACTGGAACGTATGCAGTACACCACCCAGATAGAGCACTACGATAACCTGGCTGCACAATTCGATGCGCTGAAGCGGATAAACACCATATTGATAGACCTTAGCCGTGATATATGGAGCTATATCTCCATGGACTACTTCAAGCAGAAAGTAAAAGAGGGCGAAGTAGGATCATCTGCTATGCCGCATAAGGTGAACCCGATAGACTTTGAAAATGCTGAAGGTAACTTTGGTATTGCCAATGCTATCTATGAACACCTTGCTGCCAAGCTGCCTATCAGCCGCCTGCAGCGTGACCTGACAGATAGCACTGTGCTGCGTAACGTAGGTGTACCTATGGCGCATAGCTTCCTGGCACTGCGCTCGCTGGAGAAAGGTCTAAATAAGCTACTGCTGAACAAAGACAAGATGAAGCAGGATCTCGATGCCAACTGGGCTGTGGTAGCGGAAGCTATCCAAACAGTATTGCGTCGCGAGAATTACCCGCAGCCGTACGAGGCGCTGAAAGCGTTGACACGCGGTAAGTCAGGCATCAATAAAGAAGACATCCACAACTTTATCAATACCCTCAAGGTATCGGCTAAAGTGAAGAAAGAACTGAAATCGATCACGCCGCACAACTATGTTGGCGTGCCTTTTAAACTGTAA
- a CDS encoding acyltransferase family protein encodes MSKPASSKRIYGLDILRAAAILFVMQSHSLTYLEPIFNVHYYWLFILDGVSIFFVLSGFLIGGILIKTIDNNEASPGNLWQFWIRRWFRTLPNYFLILLMLLPAYRYAFGQFPDKALQFFSFTQNFASPHPDFFGEAWSLSVEEWFYLLVPAGLFLLTALAKAPKRLTILSWICFVLVSITCYRLYTNLAHPEYFANHTWDRYIRKTVLTRMDSIMFGVLGAYLCYYFPKLWNARKNALFIAGILLLFGARIMGTLSDFYYQHFDLSVQAIGVLLLLPKLRSISTGKGPAFRFLSFISVISYSMYLLNFTIVQKVLIAGILKVTGANMQSSVAACLLAYTLFWSLTIGLAYLLYRFYERPMMNLRERFASKTEEPMPPADAIPRL; translated from the coding sequence GTGAGCAAACCCGCATCCAGCAAGCGTATCTACGGCCTCGACATATTGCGGGCAGCTGCTATACTTTTCGTCATGCAGTCGCATAGCCTCACTTACCTGGAACCCATTTTCAACGTTCATTATTACTGGCTGTTCATACTCGACGGGGTAAGCATATTCTTCGTGCTGAGTGGTTTCCTTATTGGCGGCATCCTCATAAAAACCATCGACAATAACGAGGCCAGCCCCGGCAACCTGTGGCAATTCTGGATACGGCGATGGTTTCGCACCCTGCCCAACTATTTCCTGATCTTACTAATGCTGCTACCGGCGTATAGATATGCCTTTGGGCAGTTCCCCGATAAAGCACTTCAATTTTTCAGCTTCACCCAAAACTTTGCTTCACCGCATCCTGATTTCTTTGGCGAGGCGTGGAGCCTTTCGGTAGAAGAATGGTTTTACCTTTTAGTACCCGCCGGCCTATTCCTGCTGACCGCATTAGCCAAAGCCCCCAAACGACTGACAATCCTTTCTTGGATATGCTTTGTGCTGGTTTCCATCACCTGCTACAGGCTTTATACAAACCTGGCGCATCCAGAGTATTTCGCCAATCATACCTGGGACCGTTACATCCGAAAAACAGTATTGACGCGCATGGACAGCATTATGTTTGGCGTGCTGGGAGCGTACCTATGCTATTACTTCCCTAAGCTTTGGAATGCAAGGAAGAACGCACTGTTCATTGCAGGCATACTTCTGCTATTCGGTGCAAGGATCATGGGAACCTTATCTGATTTTTACTATCAGCACTTCGACCTTTCGGTTCAGGCGATAGGCGTGCTGCTATTGCTGCCAAAACTCCGTTCCATATCAACTGGCAAAGGCCCGGCGTTCCGGTTCCTTAGCTTTATCAGCGTCATTTCGTATTCTATGTACCTGCTCAATTTCACCATTGTGCAAAAGGTATTGATAGCTGGTATATTGAAGGTAACAGGCGCCAATATGCAATCCAGCGTTGCCGCCTGCCTGCTTGCATACACCCTTTTCTGGTCATTGACCATTGGGCTTGCATACTTGCTGTACAGGTTTTATGAGCGACCGATGATGAACCTGCGTGAACGTTTTGCAAGCAAGACAGAAGAACCCATGCCGCCCGCAGACGCTATACCGCGGCTATAG
- a CDS encoding alkaline phosphatase D family protein — protein sequence MKICVHFALLLFLCAFAPSIHAQVFIAGPMAGHVSRNTANIWIEAAEDVSKMQIAYWPASDSLQRKSFDYYGELSKRFNTAVFTINELNPATTYYYEITASGSAHNGAIRNSFTTQPEREVVDFSFLTGSCAANVLDTSIFTSMANTPADFMVWLGDNWYLPNKIPRSEILWQGAYHVRSMPILQPLFRAMPHYATWDDHDYGPNDSDKDFPLKEDARRAFIDYWANPSYGQDDRGIYTSFTYGDVKFIMLDDRWWRSSDKEPAMIDGNKNKSKLMFGKEQMDWLKKELKSSDATFNIIVSGSQMLNEYTKYDCFYQFPEEYDELMNYIEKKKIEGVIFFTGDRHHSEIIRVNRRRHYPLYDVTVSPFTSNVHKVDKELNNPLRVPGTLVDQKQNYARVSVSGKAGSRKLRVEYLGLKGEKLAEWQVSEKELEYLW from the coding sequence ATGAAAATCTGCGTGCATTTCGCCTTACTTCTGTTCCTGTGTGCTTTTGCCCCTTCGATCCATGCCCAGGTATTCATTGCTGGCCCCATGGCAGGACATGTTAGCCGCAACACCGCCAACATATGGATAGAAGCAGCCGAAGACGTTTCCAAAATGCAGATAGCCTATTGGCCTGCCAGCGACTCGCTGCAGCGTAAAAGCTTTGACTATTACGGCGAACTCAGCAAACGCTTCAATACTGCGGTATTCACCATCAATGAACTCAATCCCGCGACCACTTACTATTACGAGATCACAGCATCAGGCTCCGCACACAATGGTGCCATCAGGAACAGCTTTACCACGCAACCAGAACGGGAAGTAGTTGATTTCTCATTTCTTACAGGCTCTTGCGCTGCCAACGTCTTAGATACATCCATCTTCACATCGATGGCCAACACGCCTGCTGATTTCATGGTGTGGCTTGGCGACAACTGGTACTTACCTAATAAAATACCGCGTAGCGAGATACTTTGGCAGGGCGCGTACCATGTGCGCAGCATGCCCATCCTGCAGCCGCTATTCAGGGCCATGCCGCACTATGCCACATGGGATGACCACGACTACGGACCTAATGATTCTGACAAAGACTTTCCTTTGAAAGAAGATGCACGCCGCGCCTTCATCGACTATTGGGCCAATCCTTCTTATGGCCAGGATGACAGGGGCATTTACACCAGCTTTACCTATGGCGACGTTAAGTTCATTATGCTGGACGACCGCTGGTGGCGCAGCAGCGACAAGGAGCCCGCTATGATAGACGGCAACAAAAACAAAAGCAAGCTGATGTTTGGCAAAGAGCAAATGGACTGGCTGAAGAAAGAGCTTAAAAGTAGCGATGCCACTTTCAACATCATCGTATCAGGCAGCCAGATGCTGAACGAATACACCAAGTACGATTGTTTCTACCAGTTCCCTGAGGAGTACGACGAGTTGATGAACTATATTGAAAAGAAGAAGATAGAGGGCGTCATCTTCTTCACCGGCGACCGCCATCATTCAGAGATCATTCGTGTCAATAGGCGCAGGCACTACCCACTGTACGATGTTACCGTATCACCATTCACCTCCAATGTTCATAAAGTGGATAAAGAGCTAAACAATCCTTTGCGCGTACCGGGCACACTTGTCGACCAAAAGCAAAACTATGCGAGAGTGTCCGTATCAGGCAAGGCGGGCTCAAGAAAGTTACGCGTTGAATACCTGGGATTAAAAGGCGAGAAGCTGGCCGAATGGCAGGTGAGTGAGAAAGAGCTGGAATATCTCTGGTAA
- a CDS encoding GH3 family domain-containing protein, with translation MALLGNIIARSLQIRKQFKLPVATPGAYQRHTLRQLLERGQYTKFGKFYGFDQILSKEVDFTTAFRERVPVHTYNEMFAQWWHRCLKGEENVTWPGKVKYFALSSGTSESASKHIPVTGDMIKSIKKVGFKQLYSLLDFKVPSKVFSTGVLMLGGTTSLYEKGGYFEGDMSGISAKNMPKWISNFFYKPGQKISKRPKWEDRIKLIVRKAPQWDVATVCGVPAWVQIVLEQVIEYHGVKNIHEIWPNLSVYIHGGVSFEPYKESFKKLLGRDITYIETYMASEGSFGFKAKPDGSGIKLVLNAGIFFEFVPFTSENFDEDGNPKANPKTFMVDEVQEGVDYAVMISTCSGAWRYIIGDVIRFTNAKEHEIAISGRTKQFLSLCGEHMSVDNMNKAIDTVSKKLKIDIREFAVAGMAHENLFAHRWYIGCDDKCADAKDIRRILDETLAEINDDYAVERTSALKEVFVEVLPNDVFIDYLRSVGKEGAMSKFPRVLKGPALASWEDYLEKNKVKVMSKAK, from the coding sequence ATGGCATTATTAGGTAACATCATCGCCCGTTCATTACAGATCCGCAAACAGTTCAAGCTGCCAGTGGCAACGCCCGGTGCCTACCAGAGGCACACGTTACGCCAGTTGCTGGAGCGCGGTCAGTACACCAAGTTCGGCAAGTTCTATGGGTTCGACCAGATACTGAGCAAGGAGGTAGATTTCACTACTGCCTTCCGCGAAAGGGTACCGGTGCATACCTATAATGAGATGTTTGCCCAATGGTGGCACCGCTGCCTGAAGGGCGAAGAGAACGTGACCTGGCCGGGCAAGGTAAAGTACTTTGCGCTTAGCTCCGGTACTTCCGAGAGCGCAAGCAAGCACATACCCGTTACCGGCGACATGATCAAGTCCATCAAGAAGGTTGGCTTCAAACAGCTCTATAGCCTGCTGGACTTCAAAGTTCCTTCCAAGGTATTCAGCACAGGTGTGCTGATGCTGGGTGGTACTACCTCTCTGTACGAGAAGGGCGGCTACTTCGAAGGCGACATGAGCGGTATCAGCGCCAAGAACATGCCGAAATGGATCTCTAACTTCTTCTACAAGCCGGGCCAGAAGATATCTAAACGCCCCAAGTGGGAAGACCGCATCAAGCTGATAGTGCGCAAGGCACCTCAGTGGGACGTGGCCACCGTGTGCGGCGTGCCTGCCTGGGTGCAGATAGTGCTGGAGCAGGTAATAGAATACCATGGCGTTAAGAACATTCACGAGATATGGCCCAACCTGAGTGTGTACATACACGGCGGCGTATCGTTCGAGCCTTATAAAGAGAGCTTCAAAAAGCTGCTGGGCAGAGATATAACTTATATCGAGACCTATATGGCCAGCGAGGGTTCATTTGGCTTTAAAGCTAAGCCCGACGGCAGCGGCATCAAGCTGGTATTGAACGCGGGTATCTTCTTCGAGTTCGTGCCTTTTACCTCTGAGAACTTTGACGAGGATGGCAACCCCAAAGCCAACCCCAAGACCTTCATGGTAGATGAAGTGCAGGAGGGTGTAGACTATGCAGTAATGATCAGCACCTGCTCGGGGGCATGGCGCTATATCATTGGCGACGTGATACGCTTTACCAATGCCAAAGAGCACGAGATAGCCATCAGTGGCCGTACCAAGCAGTTCCTCAGCCTGTGTGGCGAGCACATGTCTGTCGACAATATGAACAAGGCGATAGACACTGTATCTAAGAAGCTGAAGATCGACATACGCGAGTTTGCTGTAGCCGGCATGGCGCATGAGAACCTGTTTGCCCACCGCTGGTACATTGGCTGCGACGACAAGTGCGCCGATGCCAAAGACATACGCCGCATACTGGATGAGACCCTCGCCGAGATCAACGACGACTATGCTGTAGAACGCACGTCGGCGCTTAAAGAGGTGTTCGTTGAGGTGCTGCCGAATGATGTCTTCATCGACTACCTGCGCT